The sequence below is a genomic window from Deinococcus seoulensis.
CGCAGCGTGATGGGCCTCCCAGAGAACAGCGACCAGGTCGAGCGCATCTCACGCGCGCTGGACGACGCGCTGACCGGCTTCCGGCGCAACTACGGCGTGCCGCTCCCGGCGGGCCTGCCCACGCCCGCCCGCCGTCAGTTCCGGCGGGGCAGTGACGACATGGACGCCGTCATGAAGCAACTGATCGCCGGGCGCCGCGCGGCGGGCGGCACGCACGACGACCTGCTGGACATGCTGCTCTCGGCGCGGGACGACAGCGGGCAGCCCATGACCGACCCGCAACTGCTCGACGAGGTGAAGAACATCCTGCTGGCCGGGCACGACACGACCGCCAGCACCCTGAGTTTCGCGCTGTACCTGCTCGCCACGCACCCAGACGCCGAGCAGCGGCTCGCGCAGGAGCTGAGCAGCGTGCTGGGCGGCGTGACAGGTGGCCGCCTGCCGGAACTGGGCGACCTGCGCAGCCTGCCGTTCCTGGACGCCGTCATCAAGGAAACGCTGCGCCTGTACCCGGCCGCGTGGAGCACGCAGCGCGAGGCGCGGCAGGAGGTGACGGTCGGCGGGTACGTCGCGCCGCCCGGCACGCTGTTCGTGATCAACCACTGGGTCACGCAGCGCGACCCGCGTTTCTTCGACGCGCCCGGGGAATTCCGGCCGGAACGCTGGCTGGACGGCCTGGAAGCCCGCCTGCCCAAGTACGCGTACTTCCCGTTCGGTGGGGGTGGCCGCATCTGCATCGGCCGGGAGTTCGCGCGCCTGGAAGCCGCGGTCGCCCTGGCCGGACTGGTGCAGGCCTTCACGTACCAGACCGTGCGGCCCCTGCGCCTGGAACCCGCCATCAGCCTGCGCCCACAGGGGGGCCTGCCCCTGCGCGTGCAACCCAGGCAAGGGGGAGCAGTGAACGGTTGATGGTTAAAAGGGGATGGGTGATGGAGGCGTTCCCGCTCTCCATCACCCATCCTCCATCACCTATCGACCTTCAACCATCGACCCTCACGGGTACAGGCCGCGCAGCGCGCGCGCTTCGAGCACGCGGGTGCAGGCGACGATGTACACGGCGGTGCGCAGGGTCACGCCGTGGCGTTCCTTCACGTCCCAGAGGCTCACGAAGGCCTCGCTCATGATCCGGTCGAGGCGTTTGTTGATCTCGTCCTCGGTCCAGAAGAACGAGCTGAAGTCCTGCACCCACTCGAAGTACGACACGGTCACGCCGCCCGCGTTGGCCAGCACGTCCGGCACGACGGTCACGCCGCGTTCGGCGAGCAGGTCGTCGGCGGCGGGAATGGTGGGGCCGTTGGCGCCCTCGACGATCAGTTTTGCCCGGATGCGCCCGGCGTTCTCCAGCGTGATCTGTTTTTCCAGCGCGGCGGGAATCAGGACGTCGCAGTCCACGTCCCAGAACTCGTCGCGTTTCAGTTCCTCGGTGCCGGGCAGGCCCAGGATCGAGCCGGTGCGGCGCAGGTGCTCCAGCGCGGCGGCCGGGTCGATCCCGGCGCTGCTGTGGATGGTGCCGCTCACGTCCTGAATGGCCACGATCCGCGCGCCGTGCTCATGGAAGATGCGGGACGCGGCCTCGCCGACGTTCCCGAAGCCCTGCACGGCCACCCGCGCGCCCTCCAGCGGCATGCCGAGTTTCTTCAGCGCCTCGGCCCCGGCGACGAACACGCCGCGCCCGGTGGCGTCCGCGCGGCCCAGGCTGCCGCCCAGCGACACGGGTTTGCCGGTCACGACGCCGGTCGCGGTGCGGCCCACGTTCATGGAGTACGTGTCCATCATCCACGCCATCGTCTGCGGGTTGGTGTTCACGTCCGGCGCGGGAATGTCCTTCTCCGGCCCGATGATCAGGCCGATCTCGGTGGTGTAGCGGCGCGTCAGGCGCTCGAGTTCCCCGGTGGAGTACTTGCGCGGGTCGATGCGGATACCGCCCTTGCCGCCCCCGTACGGGAGGTTCACGGCGGCGTTCTTGATGGTCATCCACGCCGAGAGTGCCATGACCTCGCTGAGCGTCACGTCCTGGTGGAAACGCACGCCGCCCTTGGCGGGGCCGCGCGAGGTGTTGTGCTGCACGCGGTAGCCCTCGAAGTGCGCGACGGTGCCGTCGTCGAGGTGAATGGGCACGTCCACGACCAGAATCCGTTTGGGCCGCTTAAGGGTCTCGACCCAGTACGCGAGTTTACCCAGGTACGGCGTGACACGCTCGACCTGCTCGAGGTAGATCTCGTACGGCCCGAGGTTGTTCGGGTCGAGGTAACTGGGAATGTCGTGCGCGCCGTACTTCTTCTGGGGCTGGTGGCCGGAATTCTGCTGGCCGGGGTCCTGATGGCTGGGGTCCTGGGTGGCGGTCATGGTGGGGCCTCCTTCGGAGGGGAGAAAGCAGGGGAGGGGCAGGTTGGCGCCGGTTACGGGTACAGGCCGCGCATGACGGTCGCGTTGTGCAGTCGGTTCAGGGCCAGGGCGTAGGCGGCGGTGCGCATGTCGGTCTGGCGGGTACGCATGAATTCCAGCACGGCGTCCACGGCGGCGTCCACGCGCATGTCGATGGCGGACTCGATCTCTTCCTCGGTCCAGAAGAAGTTGCTGGCGTCCTGCACCCATTCGAGGTAGTTCACGACGACCCCGCCGATGCTGGCGATCAGGTCCGGAATCACCGTGACGCCCTGGCCGTGCAGGAAGCGTTCGGCCTCGGGCAGCACGGCGCGGTTGGTGGTCTCCACGACGTAGCGGGCGCGCACGGCGTGGGCGTTCCCGGCGTTCACGCTGCCGTAGTCGTAGGCGAGCATCAGCAGGTCCACGTCCAGTTCGATGACCTCGTCGGCGGTGATGTCGGTGGCGAAGCCGCGCACCGTGCCGTTCGCCTCGCGGTAGGTGCTGAGGGCGTCGAGGTCCAGGCCGCTGCTGGCGTACGCGGCGCCGTCCTGGTCGCTGACGGCCACGATCAGCGCCCCGGCGGCGGCGAGGGTCTGCGCGGCCTTGCGGCCCCCGTCCCCGAAGCCGTACACGGCCACGCGGGCGCGCTCGACGCTCTCGCCGTTCTCGCGCAGGACGCGCGCGGCGACCAGGGCGGCGCTGCGGCCGCGCGAGTCCTTGCTGCCGTAACTGCCGCCCAGCGCCAGGGGTTTGCCGACGACCACGCCGTTACTGGTCTGACCGGTGTTCTCGTTGTACGTGTCGAGCATCCAGGCCATGGCCTGCGCGTCGGTGCCGATGTCGGGCGCGAGGATGTCCTCGCTGTGGCCGATCAGTTCGACCAGTTCGCTGGTGTAGCGGCGCAGCAGGCCTTCCATCTCGTGGGCGCTGAGTTCGCCGGGGTCCACGTCCACGCCGCCCTTGGCGCCGCCGAGCGGCAGGTCGGCCACGGCGGCCTTGAGGGTCATGATCGCGGCGAGCACCTCGCACTCGTGCGCGTTGACGCCCGCGTGCAGGCGCACGCCGCCCATGCTGGGGCCGCGCGAGGTGCTGTGCACGGTGCGGTAGCCGCGGAACACGCGGATGCTGCCGTCGTCCATGCGGACCGGCAGGTTCACGCTGACGGTGCGTTTGGGGTATTTGAAGTACGCGAGGGACTGGTCGGTGACCTCGCAGTGGGGCAGCGCCTGCTGGAGCTGTTCCATGAGGCCCTGCCAGTTGAGTCCTGATGCCCGCATGAGTGGTTCTCCTTGTCTTCCGGGGGTGGCCTGAAGTCGGGGCGAGGGGGTGGGTGGGGTGGGTTTTGGCCCCCGAAGCATACACGCCTGCGCGCAGTCGCATAGACAGGTGCGGGGCCACGGCTGGCCCGCTGACGGGGTGGGCTGAACAGGTGAGACCCATCAAGTTGTATCCAGTATTCAATCCGGCGTCAACCCCGTTTCGCTGCGCTCCTCACGCGAAAAACATGAACCGGTTCCAGCGCAGCAATCTTGCGCGCAGCCCCCCGACGACCTCCCAAACGGCAGGTCGGGGCGGGCAGGGCTGGTCGCCCCGGCCCCCACCCTGCCCGCCCCACCCCGTCCCTGCCCGCTGGACAACAGGCTTGGCGGCGACCCCCACACCGGAAGCCGCCGCCCATCCTGCCCTGCACCCCGCCACGCGGTCAGGTCAGACGTTCAATCTCACGCCGCGCCAGCCCCTCCAGCGCCGCACGCGCCTCCGAGAGCGGCAACGCCCCCAGCGCGTCGATTGCCAGCTGCGCCCGGCGACGAATCTCCTCACGCGTCCGGTCCAGCGCCCCGAACTGCGCCGCCAGCAGCCGCACACGCTCCACATCACCCGGCTGCGCCGCCCGCCGCTCCACGATGTCACGCACCTCACTGCCATGCGGGCCGTCCAGCAGCGCCAGCACCGGCAGCGTCGCCTTCCCCTCACGCAGGTCACCGCCCACCGGCTTACCGATCACGGCCTCATCACCCGCGAGGTCCAGCAGATCGTCCTGCATCTGGAACGCCATGCCGTACTCCCGCCCGAACGTCGCCAGCGCCTCCCGCACGTGCGCCGGCGCGCCCAGCAACACCGCCGGGGCCGACGCCGCCAGCTCCGTCAGGGCCGCCGTCTTCCCGTGAATCACCTGCAGGTAATGCCGGACCTCGTACTCCTGGTACGCCGCCAGCTGAAACTGCAGCACCTCACCCTCGCAGATCACGCTGGCCGTCTGCCCGAACATGCGCGTCAGGGCCGGACCGCCCGGCATGCCCGACAGCAGCACCAGCAACCGCGACAGCATGAAATCGCCACTCATGACGCTCACCACGTTCCCGAACCGCCGGAACGCCGCCTGCTGCCCCCGCCGCGTATCGGCGTCGTCGATCAGATCGTCATGCAGCAGCGAAGCCGAGTGCAGCAACTCCACGCCCACACCCAGGTCCAGCACGTCACCCCACCCGCCCGTCCCGCCCGCCAGCCCACTGCCCGGCTGCGCGCCCAGCGCCTGCGCGGCCAGCAGCACCAGCAGCGGCCGCACGCGCTTGCCCCCCGCCGCGACCAGATCGTCACCGATCAACTCGATGAACTCCACGTCCGAGCGCAGCACCTCACGCAGACGCGCGTCGAACGTCGCATCCGGAACGCACAGGGCGGCCACACCAGTCATGGACGCAGTATAGGAAACGCAGGCGGGGCAAAACGTACCGCTGCCCGCCAAGATCCCCCCACCACCCCCAACGTCCGGGCCGGAGCAGTGGCCCGGCCCCAGCACAGCCCCAGCACAGCCTCAGTGACTCCCGTGCCCGCCCCCCAGGTTCAGCAGCGCCACCCCACCCACGATCAACGCGATCCCGGCCAGCGCCGTCCAGCTGAACGCATCCCGGAAGTACACCCATCCGATCACCGCCACCAGCGCCGTCCCCACCCCGCTCCACACGGCGTACGTGTACCCGATCGGCAGCGACCTGAGCGCCTGCCCCATCAGCCAGAACGCCACGCCGTACCCCGCCACCGTCAACACCGACGGCCACGGCCGCGTGAACCCCTCACTGGCCCGCAACGCACTCGTCGCGACAACCTCCGACACGATGGCCAGACCCAGCAGTAACAGCGGCGACACGGACAGAGCGGAGGCAGGTAGCGGCATACCCCCGCAGCATGCCCCGCACGCGAACATGAAGCAAACCCCCCGCCTCTGCCCGCTTGTCCCTCGCCAGTCACATGGTCCTCATGCTAAAACGCTAGGTATGGAAAGTGTCGTTGCTCTCTTCCGCGAACCCCAGCAGGCTCAGGGTGTCCTGCAAGCCCTGCAGCAGCGCGGCTTCGAACGTGAACACCTCGGCTTCGCCCTGACCGACGTGGTCGCCGAGGAGGACATCGCCCAGCGCACCGGCGTCAGCCCCGAGGCCGGCGAACCCGGCGGCACCGCCAGCGTCCTGCGCGGCGCGTTCCTGGGCATCATCGGCGGCCTCGCCATCACCACCCCCATCTGGCTGCTGCTGCTGATCATTCCCGTCACCCGCATCTACCAGGAAGGCGGCCTGCTGGGCATGCTGTTCGGCGTGATCGGCGGCGGCGCCCTCGGCGCACTGTTCGGCGCGCTGGCCGGCAGCGACCACGGCAACTACGTCAGCCTGCTGCGCCGCATGGGCGTGCCCGCCGCGCAGGCCGAGAAGTTCTACGCCGGACTCAAGGGCGGCCACGTCATGGTCATCGCCCGCGACCCCAGCGGCACGCGCGCCGACGAGGCCCTGAGCCTCATGCGCAAACACGGCGCCGTGAAACTCGAAGATGCCGTCGGCAGCGGCCAGCTCCAGAGCGAACGCCACTGAACCAGTAGCGCAATCCCAGAAGCGCAAGCCGGGCGGCCCAGTCATTTCGACTGGGCCGCCCGGCTGTCGGTGGGTGCGGGGCTCAGCCGAACAGCCGCGCGGGGTTCCCGACCGTCATCTGCTGCACCTGCTCGGCGCCCACCCCCC
It includes:
- a CDS encoding Glu/Leu/Phe/Val family dehydrogenase — translated: MRASGLNWQGLMEQLQQALPHCEVTDQSLAYFKYPKRTVSVNLPVRMDDGSIRVFRGYRTVHSTSRGPSMGGVRLHAGVNAHECEVLAAIMTLKAAVADLPLGGAKGGVDVDPGELSAHEMEGLLRRYTSELVELIGHSEDILAPDIGTDAQAMAWMLDTYNENTGQTSNGVVVGKPLALGGSYGSKDSRGRSAALVAARVLRENGESVERARVAVYGFGDGGRKAAQTLAAAGALIVAVSDQDGAAYASSGLDLDALSTYREANGTVRGFATDITADEVIELDVDLLMLAYDYGSVNAGNAHAVRARYVVETTNRAVLPEAERFLHGQGVTVIPDLIASIGGVVVNYLEWVQDASNFFWTEEEIESAIDMRVDAAVDAVLEFMRTRQTDMRTAAYALALNRLHNATVMRGLYP
- a CDS encoding polyprenyl synthetase family protein, with amino-acid sequence MTGVAALCVPDATFDARLREVLRSDVEFIELIGDDLVAAGGKRVRPLLVLLAAQALGAQPGSGLAGGTGGWGDVLDLGVGVELLHSASLLHDDLIDDADTRRGQQAAFRRFGNVVSVMSGDFMLSRLLVLLSGMPGGPALTRMFGQTASVICEGEVLQFQLAAYQEYEVRHYLQVIHGKTAALTELAASAPAVLLGAPAHVREALATFGREYGMAFQMQDDLLDLAGDEAVIGKPVGGDLREGKATLPVLALLDGPHGSEVRDIVERRAAQPGDVERVRLLAAQFGALDRTREEIRRRAQLAIDALGALPLSEARAALEGLARREIERLT
- a CDS encoding DMT family transporter; the protein is MSPLLLLGLAIVSEVVATSALRASEGFTRPWPSVLTVAGYGVAFWLMGQALRSLPIGYTYAVWSGVGTALVAVIGWVYFRDAFSWTALAGIALIVGGVALLNLGGGHGSH
- a CDS encoding Glu/Leu/Phe/Val family dehydrogenase, which produces MTATQDPSHQDPGQQNSGHQPQKKYGAHDIPSYLDPNNLGPYEIYLEQVERVTPYLGKLAYWVETLKRPKRILVVDVPIHLDDGTVAHFEGYRVQHNTSRGPAKGGVRFHQDVTLSEVMALSAWMTIKNAAVNLPYGGGKGGIRIDPRKYSTGELERLTRRYTTEIGLIIGPEKDIPAPDVNTNPQTMAWMMDTYSMNVGRTATGVVTGKPVSLGGSLGRADATGRGVFVAGAEALKKLGMPLEGARVAVQGFGNVGEAASRIFHEHGARIVAIQDVSGTIHSSAGIDPAAALEHLRRTGSILGLPGTEELKRDEFWDVDCDVLIPAALEKQITLENAGRIRAKLIVEGANGPTIPAADDLLAERGVTVVPDVLANAGGVTVSYFEWVQDFSSFFWTEDEINKRLDRIMSEAFVSLWDVKERHGVTLRTAVYIVACTRVLEARALRGLYP
- a CDS encoding cytochrome P450, encoding MTASATAALPPRPPGLPLVGHAPALMRDVLGFMTRISREYGDVVRVGLAGREVWVVSHPADIETLHIQTGRLFDKGLQRDPLLARLLGGGLLVSEGDFWLRQRRLAQPAFHSARIQGYLSVMQAQTQALCQDWAAGGVRDVNADLSSMTLRIVMRSVMGLPENSDQVERISRALDDALTGFRRNYGVPLPAGLPTPARRQFRRGSDDMDAVMKQLIAGRRAAGGTHDDLLDMLLSARDDSGQPMTDPQLLDEVKNILLAGHDTTASTLSFALYLLATHPDAEQRLAQELSSVLGGVTGGRLPELGDLRSLPFLDAVIKETLRLYPAAWSTQREARQEVTVGGYVAPPGTLFVINHWVTQRDPRFFDAPGEFRPERWLDGLEARLPKYAYFPFGGGGRICIGREFARLEAAVALAGLVQAFTYQTVRPLRLEPAISLRPQGGLPLRVQPRQGGAVNG